A stretch of DNA from Camelus ferus isolate YT-003-E chromosome 18, BCGSAC_Cfer_1.0, whole genome shotgun sequence:
GCCAGGGAACTGAGACAGGCAAGCTGGGGAGCAGGGTAACCACCGACTCCTAACTCATCTGCCCCAGTGCCTGCTATTCTGGGGTTCAACTTCCTTCTACAAAGTTCTTGTGAAATTTCTAGGTTAAGTTCTCTACATATAATTCACACACCTCCTGTCTGAACTTCTGACTTTCCGTGTTTAGTCTCAAAGGTGGTCCACTGCTAAAACAAGCAAGAATATTTAAGTTTCAACAAAGGATGATAGGCTACTATccaaaagataaaacaagatCTGTTTACCATCccttcaaacttaaaaaaaggtTCCTACCAGTGGATGAAGCAGAGCAGTTAAACTGGAGCCTCCAGGAAAACACTCAGTGGGCTGAGCTCCCTGCAACGGCACAGGAGAAAAACAGCCGGCAAAAAAGCGGTTAACGCAGGCCTTCGGGGAGGCCGCCCAGCGCCTATAAAGGCTGCCGCCACCGAGGGgctggcctctcctctcctctcctctcccgctggcccagggctgagggctgagggctgagggctgagggcgCCGGCAGGGCCCTGCTCACCAGTCTCTGCCCTCTTCTCCGGCAACCCTCGAAGGGCCCCACTCTACCCCAGGTCCAGAACCCAGGCCTCCGCTGGCCGGCAGCACACCCCCGAGGCTGGCCGAGAAGGTCTGCGCAGAGCGACACAGGTGAGCACGTCCCAGGTTCGGGGTCCGCGTCTGGGTCGGTGccgggatggaggtgggggtggggacagtctGGCTGGGGCGCAGCACAAGGTGGCGGCAGGCGGAGCAGACGTGGACCAACACGGGCACCCTCAGCGTGACTTCAGGGAGGGCGGCTCGTGTGAAGGCCCTCTTTATAACGCAGGCCCAAAATAGCACCATCCGGCTTTTCTGTCAGGGTTGCTCAAGCAGGGTCTGTCTCACTGCGAGTGCGTGAGGCCGCTGGGCCCTGCCCGACGGCCCGACTCCACTCACTGGCCCAGCCTAGACGCCCGCTGGCCTAGAGGGCGGCAGGTGGTTACCACTCCGTCACAGAGACACGCACCTGGTGGCGCTGACAGCGGCGGCTCTCTGAAACAAGATGACCGCCAGCGCTTCAGTGCTCACCTTCACAGTGAGTTCAGGGCCAGCTTCCATGAGGGAGGTGTCAGCGGTGAGGGTTACACCAGGTCCTTATCTTTTCAGACCATCATGAAAACAGTGTTTGTCAAGGATCAACAGACGCATCCCCACGGGGAGGAGGAGCCCGTGTCTGCCCAgcacaggggagggagcaggtgcGCCGAGGGTCTGCCCACCTGTAAGCTTTCCACCAGGAAGTCTGAAACTTTCCAAAGTGCCCCCACTTAAAGAGTGAAACAGATCCTCTGCGTAGTTTccccaaagaaattaaaacacagaggCTTTAAACATTACAGGTAGAACCTGAGAACAGCAGCATTTGTGTGGTTCAAATCAGTATCACCTACGAAAGATGAAGAACGCAAAACCACCAATAAAATCCAACTTATCGACCCCAGCAAAGCAAAGGTTGCTGaatctttttaaagtaataactGACACCAAGCTCgtgatttatcatttttcttttccttccttttttccccaaagcgGTACTTTCAAGCGATAGGTCAGTGAGTGTCTGGTCTGCGTCAGCAACACCTTGGCCACGACCCCTAACGACCTCACAGGAGAGGTGACGCTTTCCCAGTGGGGTCGCCAGGGCTCCTCAGGCCAGCAGAGCCCATGAGGGGCCGGCAGCAGCCCTTCCCCAGGTGCCGGTCGACTCCGTGGGTCACCTCTGGGGAGAGGATGCAGACGGCCAGCTCCCGGCCTCGTGGTCCAGCCAAGCCCATGAAGGGCCAGAGCACCGGCCCATCAGAAGCCGGTCCAGGAGGATTTCTTTACCTGCCTCCAGGTCCCAGTTTCTAGACTGcaaacagcagcaaaaaaaaaaaaaaaaaaaaaaaaaaaaaaaagaaagaaaaaggaaaagaaaaaagaaaaaagaaaaaagaaaaaaaaaagaaaggaaatgattttacaataatttgtcaaaacatggaaaaaattttaatattatttcctaaagtaattactatttttattccttaCGTTCTCTTTTTCGTTTCATATTATGAAAAAAGTTTCACTTTCGGCACCCAAACTTAGGATTAGCAAAAAAGCTCCCTTTCTGATCCATTTGATTGTCAGGAAGAGGCTCTTCTCCCATTCCCACAAAGCGTTCATTCTGCTCACTTGCGCGCTCTCGCAGAAGCCAGCCTTCCCCCCGCCATCCGCCTTCTCTTTCCGACGGCGGCCGAGACcagctcacctcctctcctgACCAATCCCGACAGGTTTCCCAGGGCCTCCACGCCACGTCCACGTCCTCCACCAGCCTGCACCCGCTGTGCACGAGGAGTCACATCGGCCTCCACTCAGACAAACGGCCCGGAGCCCTCggaggggaaaagggggtgtTTTCTGACCCTCCTGCTTTGGCTAGGCAACAGCCACCTGTCTGAGCAGAGCGGACGAGGCCCTGCCTTCCCCACGCCCCGCACTGCCTCGTAGCCCTGCGGCCACCCCGCCTCGCTGGAAGCCTTAGTGACGCGGAGCCTGTGCCCTCTGCTCTCGCTCCCCCAGGTGCCCAGCGTTAGGAGCCCCGAGGACGTAGCAGCTGCGCCCCAGAGGCCAGGTGGACACACGTGCCCCCCGCGCAGACACTGTCACCTCCTCCATTTGCTCAACTTTCTGCAAATCAAACTCAAATTGCGCAAGTGCCACCTGTGAGCAGCCGCGACCTCACAGGTGGCTGGTGACGTGTCTGGCTCACGTCAAAGAGCCCCACCTTTCCTCCTCAGGATGGACTCACCATTGAACAAGGGCTTCTGGGAGCCCTGCGGCAAATCCTAGGGCCCCGCGCGAGGGGACGAGGCGCGAGCCCCGCGCCCGCCGGCATGGAGACGCAGCCGGGCGCCTACAACGGCAGCCCCGCGGGCCTCGACCTGCCCCGGGCGCTGGCCAACGGCTCGGGCGCGCTCTCGGAGCAGCAGCAGTATGCCATCgggctcttcctctcctgcctctacACGGTCTTCCTCTTCCCCATCGGCTTCGTGGGGAACATCCTGATCCTGGTGGTCAACATCCGCTTCCGGGAGCGGATGACCGTCCCCGACCTGTACTTCATCAACCTGGCGGCGGCCGACCTCATCCTGGTGGCGGACTCGCTCATCGAGGTGTTCAACCTGGACGAGCAGTACTACGACCTCACCGTGCTCTGCACCTTTATGTCGCTCTTCCTGCAGATCAACATGTACAGCAGCGTCTTCTTCCTCACCTGGATGAGCTTCGACCGCTACCTGGCCCTGGCCAAGGCCATGCGCTGCAGCCTGTTCCGCACCAAGCCCCGCGCGCGGCTGAGCTGCGGCCTCATCTGGATGGCCTCCGTGTCCGCCACGCTGGTGCCCTTCACCGCCGTGCAGCTGCAGCACACAGAGGAGGCCTGCTTCTGCTTTGCGGACGTCAGGGAGGTCCAGTGGCTGGAGGTCACGCTGGGCTTCGTCGTCCCCTTCGCCGTCATCGGGCTGTGCTACTCGCTCATCGCGCGGGTGCTGGTCTCGGCGCAGGGGCACCGGGACCTGCGTCCCCGCAGGCAGAAGGCCCTCCGCATGATCTTCGCCGTGGTCCTGGTCTTCTTCATCTGCTGGCTGCCCGAGAACGTCTTCATCAGCGTCCACCTGCTGCAGCGCCCGCAGCCGGGGGCCGCCCCCTGCCAGCAGTCCTTCCGCCACGCCTACCCGCTGACTGGCCACATCGTCAACCTGGCGGCCTTCTCCAACAGCTGCCTGAACCCCCTCATCTATGGCTTTCTCGGGGAGACCTTCAGGGACAAACTGAGGCTGTACGTCGAGCAGAAAACCAGCGTGTCGGCGCTGAGCCGCGTCTGTCACGCTGCCCTGAAGGCGGTCGTCCCGGACAGCACCGAGCAGTCAGAGGTCAAGTTCAGCAGCACCGTCTAAAGCGGGCAGGGCTGCAGGATGGCCAGGC
This window harbors:
- the GPER1 gene encoding G-protein coupled estrogen receptor 1, giving the protein METQPGAYNGSPAGLDLPRALANGSGALSEQQQYAIGLFLSCLYTVFLFPIGFVGNILILVVNIRFRERMTVPDLYFINLAAADLILVADSLIEVFNLDEQYYDLTVLCTFMSLFLQINMYSSVFFLTWMSFDRYLALAKAMRCSLFRTKPRARLSCGLIWMASVSATLVPFTAVQLQHTEEACFCFADVREVQWLEVTLGFVVPFAVIGLCYSLIARVLVSAQGHRDLRPRRQKALRMIFAVVLVFFICWLPENVFISVHLLQRPQPGAAPCQQSFRHAYPLTGHIVNLAAFSNSCLNPLIYGFLGETFRDKLRLYVEQKTSVSALSRVCHAALKAVVPDSTEQSEVKFSSTV